The following are from one region of the Biomphalaria glabrata chromosome 4, xgBioGlab47.1, whole genome shotgun sequence genome:
- the LOC106056692 gene encoding uncharacterized protein LOC106056692, whose translation MANYIKRLKGYLGPLLILYTVLVTLFLAQTAWNDGTFGGVVSHRKGQAKFLDVLVQEERRHLKSVESIVQINGIHTEKQKQRRSEVESSSGKNFSANSLYRKQSRMLIGPRHQISNGSDDKGTSNLHKNVPPDSFEKPRLHRPTFKVEVEDWDAPEKQMDSNYTNSSGKLHDLNAPPYIGAARRAQSAVLKLRKAKVKVEQKVGFPPSEVTYSLEHCDSVFDVLDGSPNICRRELVLKGSLHHAEPSGYSLPFKSLGDISIYSAFLDHRGPSKVIRFITLGPQGRDGKKSVYWCVFYRPVSTSPYDRSQNATKKLKLVGTMTQMSYWAASAGHGAESQFYIMSCDVPEEAMESFSQPYKGNIRVKIGSSEAPLTIDHEHPSIALSVINNRPEFYNQTFSKRAYLSNMEKELLKLSNGEVKKSDNTGLSVENRVNVILNNSNNIPSYQNFGAYARETVELNEDFSKKDKIVACVAPLQGNLGVIQIVEYIELTLLLGTQHIVFYTFRVFDDIKVVLRMYESRGLITVLPWNIPDPSSIWAKGRDAALNDCLYRTMFLFDYALFLDLDEFFVPRITPDMPSFLKYLHQVHNFNATKITDIVFSSSYFPPPTKSDYLTLSQVSGAGKEFGKFASLRSVRRSYYNQQHTLRMIRTDAAFRVGSGERRKSSYTISTRYASVHHYSYCPRVKSNDAAAPSQNITAGNNGHGQGGAVKVNAGQSTVADFCAHIKLDWIMWRYKSKLIERTKQSIRLLNNH comes from the exons ATGGCGAACTACATCAAACGGCTTAAAGGCTACCTGGGCCCCCTGTTGATACTGTATACGGTTCTGGTCACCCTCTTTCTGGCCCAGACCGCCTGGAATGACGGTACTTTCGGGGGTGTCGTCTCCCATAGGAAAGGCCAGGCCAAGTTTCTGGACGTCTTGGTACAGGAGGAGCGTCGTCACTTGAAGAGTGTTGAAAGTATTGTGCAGATCAATGG AATAcacacagaaaaacaaaaacaacggaGGTCGGAGGTCGAAAGCAGTTCCGGGAAAAACTTCAGTGCAAACTCATTGTACCGAAAGCAGAGTCGTATGCTAATAGGTCCTCGCCATCAAATTTCTAACGGAAGCGATGATAAAGGAACGTCGAACCTTCATAAAAATGTTCCCCCAGATTCATTTGAGAAGCCTCGCCTACACAGACCCACATTTAAAGTAGAAGTGGAGGATTGGGACGCCCCTGAGAAACAAATGGATTCCAACTATACTAACAGCAGCGGAAAGCTCCATGATTTAAATGCCCCTCCTTACATAGGCGCGGCACGCAGAGCTCAGAGCGCTGTTCTCAAACTGAGAAAAGCGAAAGTGAAAGTGGAACAGAAAGTTGGATTTCCGCCATCGGAAGTGACGTACTCATTGGAACACTGTGATAGCGTTTTTGATGTTCTCGATGGTTCTCCGAACATTTGCAGGCGGGAGCTTGTCTTGAAGGGCAGCTTGCATCATGCAGAGCCCAGCGGGTATTCGTTACCTTTCAAAAGCCTTGGGGACATCAGTATATATTCAGCTTTCTTAGATCACAGGGGACCGAGCAAAGTAATTCGTTTCATCACTCTGGGACCCCAAGGACGAGACGGGAAAAAGTCGGTCTACTGGTGCGTCTTCTACAGACCAGTCTCGACCTCGCCTTATGACCGCAGTCAAAACGCGACCAAAAAACTTAAGCTAGTGGGCACTATGACCCAAATGTCGTACTGGGCAGCCAGCGCGGGTCACGGCGCCGAGTCGCAGTTCTACATCATGTCCTGCGATGTTCCCGAGGAGGCCATGGAATCATTTTCGCAGCCTTATAAGGGAAACATTAGAGTCAAGATAGGCTCGAGTGAAGCTCCTTTAACCATTGACCATGAACACCCGAGTATAGCCCTAAGTGTGATAAATAACAGGCCGGAGTTTTACAACCAGACTTTCAGTAAGCGGGCATATCTTAGCAATATGGAAAAAGAGCTACTGAAACTTTCCAACGGAGAAGTTAAAAAAAGTGATAACACTGGACTTAGTGTGGAAAACCGCGTAAATGTGATACTCAATAATTCAAACAATATACCCAGTTATCAAAATTTTGGAGCGTATGCAAGAGAGACAGTGGAACTCAACGAAGATTTCTCTAAGAAGGATAAGATAGTGGCTTGCGTGGCGCCCCTCCAGGGCAACTTGGGCGTCATACAGATCGTGGAGTACATTGAGCTGACTCTCCTTCTTGGCACCCAGCACATCGTCTTCTACACCTTCAGAGTCTTCGACGACATCAAAGTTGTGCTTAGGATGTACGAGTCACGTGGGCTCATCACCGTCCTCCCGTGGAACATTCCAGATCCGTCGTCGATCTGGGCTAAAGGTCGTGACGCAGCTTTGAACGACTGCCTATACAGGACTATGTTTCTCTTCGACTACGCGCTGTTTCTCGATCTGGACGAGTTCTTCGTGCCCCGTATCACACCGGACATGCCTTCCTTTCTAAAATACTTGCACCAGGTTCATAACTTCAACGCCACCAAGATCACAGACATCGTCTTCAGTTCTTCCTATTTCCCGCCTCCAACCAAATCGGATTACCTGACTTTGTCTCAGGTTTCAGGCGCCGGCAAGGAATTCGGGAAATTCGCCAGTCTCCGAAGCGTGCGCCGCTCGTACTACAACCAGCAGCATACTCTACGCATGATACGCACGGACGCGGCTTTCAGGGTAGGTTCCGGAGAGCGTCGTAAGTCGTCGTATACTATCAGCACCCGGTACGCGTCCGTTCACCACTACAGCTACTGCCCGCGGGTCAAGAGTAACGACGCTGCTGCCCCATCTCAAAACATCACCGCCGGCAACAACGGGCATGGCCAGGGCGGAGCAGTTAAGGTCAACGCTGGTCAGTCGACGGTGGCGGACTTCTGCGCTCATATAAAACTGGACTGGATTATGTGGAGGTATAAGTCCAAACTTATAGAACGGACAAAGCAGAGCATACGACTGTTAAACAATCATTAG